A single window of Terriglobales bacterium DNA harbors:
- a CDS encoding SulP family inorganic anion transporter, with the protein MSALAEWSPKSVLLLRTYTLRTFLSDLLAGITVGLVALPLAMAFAIASGMSPQAGLYTAVFAGFLISALGGSSTQIGGPTGAFVIVVAGIVANHGVSGLFICTLLAGLMLIFMGATGLGSAVRFIPRPVVVGFTNGIAILITSTQIKDFFGLRIASVPGDFLGRMHAIAVNFRSISLSATLLSLISLALIILTAQYVKRIPGYIVALFVGTALALIFRLPLETIGTRFGGIPSGLPHLAIPHLKLSLVRPLISPAITVAMLGAIESLMSAVVSDRMSGDRHNPNVELIAQGIANLTSPLVGGLPATGAIARTATNIRSGAKTPVSGMVHALTLLSILLFAAPLAKFVPLCVLGAILMVVSYNMGEWREIPELLRLSKLEIAVWLITLLLTVFADLTVAVEAGMMLAILIYLRNVTSTTTVSEVTAEYLEDGRVHILQDKQIPPYVSIFRIHGPFLFGATDKINDVVARLDQMPAIVVLRLRNMTALDATGVRALEEFADAVHGSGRHLILCGALPQPAKLMKQAEFEQHVGAQNVCANVTAALARAQELFAKMSPEDQSMNLRRRKTDPVESASAATV; encoded by the coding sequence ATGTCAGCCCTAGCCGAATGGTCGCCGAAGTCTGTCCTTTTATTAAGGACGTACACGCTCCGCACCTTCCTTTCTGATCTCCTCGCCGGAATTACAGTTGGACTCGTTGCCTTGCCATTGGCAATGGCATTCGCGATTGCTTCAGGAATGTCGCCGCAGGCCGGTCTTTACACAGCTGTTTTTGCGGGGTTCCTGATTTCTGCGCTCGGCGGATCGAGCACCCAGATCGGCGGTCCGACCGGAGCCTTCGTCATCGTCGTTGCCGGAATTGTTGCAAATCACGGCGTCTCCGGCCTTTTCATCTGTACGCTGCTCGCCGGACTCATGCTCATCTTTATGGGAGCGACTGGGCTGGGATCTGCTGTTCGTTTCATCCCGCGGCCGGTTGTGGTGGGATTCACCAATGGCATTGCGATTCTGATCACGAGCACACAAATCAAAGACTTTTTTGGGTTGCGGATAGCCTCCGTTCCCGGCGACTTCCTGGGCCGCATGCATGCGATCGCGGTCAATTTCCGCTCGATTTCGCTCTCGGCGACGTTGTTGTCGCTCATTTCACTCGCGCTCATCATCCTGACTGCCCAATATGTGAAGCGGATTCCAGGCTACATAGTCGCGCTTTTTGTCGGGACTGCGTTGGCGTTGATTTTTAGACTGCCGCTGGAGACGATCGGCACCCGCTTTGGCGGCATCCCGTCTGGATTACCGCACTTGGCTATTCCACATCTCAAATTGAGCCTGGTTCGGCCTTTGATCTCGCCTGCAATTACGGTCGCTATGCTCGGCGCCATCGAATCGCTTATGTCAGCCGTGGTTTCCGACCGCATGAGCGGCGACCGGCACAATCCCAATGTGGAATTGATTGCGCAGGGAATTGCAAACCTGACCTCGCCACTCGTTGGAGGTCTGCCCGCAACCGGCGCGATTGCACGTACCGCAACCAACATTCGCTCTGGCGCAAAGACTCCTGTTTCGGGAATGGTGCATGCGCTCACATTGCTGAGCATTCTTCTGTTCGCCGCGCCGTTGGCGAAGTTCGTTCCGCTTTGTGTCCTTGGCGCCATCCTGATGGTCGTGTCGTACAACATGGGCGAGTGGCGCGAAATTCCGGAACTGCTGCGGTTGAGCAAGCTCGAGATTGCAGTCTGGCTCATTACTCTGCTGCTCACGGTATTCGCCGATCTAACTGTGGCCGTCGAAGCAGGCATGATGCTGGCAATCTTGATCTATTTGCGCAACGTCACGTCGACTACGACCGTCTCGGAAGTCACGGCAGAGTATTTGGAAGATGGTCGCGTCCATATCCTGCAGGACAAGCAGATTCCTCCCTACGTGAGTATCTTCCGCATTCACGGTCCTTTTCTTTTTGGAGCCACTGACAAGATCAACGACGTAGTAGCACGGCTCGACCAGATGCCAGCAATCGTTGTCCTGCGTCTTCGCAATATGACTGCGCTCGACGCGACCGGGGTGCGCGCACTCGAGGAGTTTGCGGACGCGGTCCACGGTAGTGGTCGGCATTTGATCTTATGCGGTGCTTTGCCACAGCCGGCAAAACTCATGAAACAAGCAGAATTTGAGCAGCACGTGGGAGCACAGAATGTATGCGCAAATGTTACGGCGGCACTGGCGCGAGCGCAGGAATTATTCGCGAAGATGTCGCCGGAAGATCAGTCGATGAATTTGCGCAGGCGTAAGACGGATCCTGTTGAAAGTGCCTCTGCAGCCACTGTCTAG
- a CDS encoding TetR/AcrR family transcriptional regulator, with product MATTGKRSYKSLLRERQADDTRSRIVEATRKLLEREGYAGMTIEAVARAAQVSAPTVYAIFKSKTGILIALLDQSMFGQDYEEMVRQALSAKDPEERLRLAAGVARQIRATQSASFDLLRGAGVVAPELAKLEQQRERLRYDGEKSMITSLRDSGELRAGLTFQTARDIFWMLTGGDVYRMLVSERGWSPQKYQDWLADTLVDSLLAHKRRSRIT from the coding sequence TTGGCCACAACAGGAAAGCGTTCCTACAAATCGTTGCTACGCGAACGCCAGGCGGACGACACGCGCAGCCGAATCGTCGAAGCCACGCGAAAGCTATTGGAGCGGGAAGGCTATGCAGGGATGACGATTGAGGCCGTGGCGCGCGCAGCGCAGGTTTCGGCCCCGACCGTCTATGCCATCTTCAAATCGAAGACCGGAATTCTAATCGCGCTTCTTGATCAATCGATGTTCGGTCAGGATTACGAGGAGATGGTGCGGCAGGCGTTAAGTGCGAAGGATCCGGAAGAACGTTTGCGGCTCGCTGCCGGTGTCGCCCGGCAAATCCGCGCCACGCAAAGTGCAAGTTTTGATTTGCTGCGAGGCGCCGGCGTGGTGGCGCCTGAGCTGGCGAAGCTGGAACAGCAGCGCGAGCGTCTGCGCTATGACGGAGAGAAAAGCATGATCACTTCCCTTCGCGACTCTGGAGAGCTGCGAGCAGGACTCACCTTTCAGACAGCACGCGATATTTTCTGGATGCTCACCGGTGGCGACGTCTACAGGATGCTGGTGAGCGAGCGCGGCTGGTCTCCGCAGAAATACCAGGACTGGCTGGCCGATACTCTAGTCGATTCGCTGCTCGCTCACAAACGACGGAGCCGGATCACCTAA
- a CDS encoding DoxX family protein, whose protein sequence is MFVAYVIVTIVTAAANIYAATNDFIRPAWLMSSMSKLGVPESRLPTLGMLKATGALGLLIGLAVPFIGAAAAISLILFFAAAIITHLRAGDHGFGIAVVFLLLAVAALVLTIYVRKPPMLASIS, encoded by the coding sequence ATGTTCGTTGCCTACGTTATTGTCACGATTGTGACAGCCGCAGCCAACATCTATGCGGCAACAAATGACTTCATCCGCCCAGCATGGCTCATGAGCAGCATGAGCAAACTAGGAGTGCCAGAATCGCGGCTACCCACATTGGGCATGCTCAAAGCGACAGGAGCACTAGGATTGCTGATCGGACTTGCCGTGCCATTCATCGGAGCGGCTGCAGCAATTTCTCTGATCCTGTTCTTTGCTGCCGCCATCATTACTCACCTGCGAGCAGGGGATCATGGGTTTGGCATCGCCGTGGTGTTCCTCCTGCTCGCGGTTGCCGCCTTGGTGCTCACTATCTATGTGAGAAAGCCGCCTATGTTGGCGTCAATCTCGTAA
- a CDS encoding SRPBCC domain-containing protein codes for MSERKDNAINSTKYGTTAERKSDRELVVTRTFNGPAHIVFDAWTKPELLKRWWAPKSFGISFVSCEADARTGGTYRFVFSHPASDQPMAFFGRYVEVTPPSRLVWTNDEGDEGGAVTTVTFEEKRGGETLVVLHDLYPSKQALDDAIASGSTSGCSEQFEQLDQLLVSAETGVGQ; via the coding sequence ATGAGCGAAAGAAAAGATAATGCAATCAACTCCACAAAGTACGGCACGACGGCAGAACGGAAATCCGATCGTGAGCTCGTCGTGACGCGAACCTTCAACGGCCCGGCGCATATCGTCTTCGATGCCTGGACCAAGCCGGAACTGCTCAAGCGGTGGTGGGCGCCGAAGTCGTTCGGAATATCCTTCGTTTCCTGCGAGGCCGACGCTCGTACCGGGGGCACATACCGTTTCGTCTTCAGTCATCCCGCCTCGGATCAGCCAATGGCATTCTTCGGCAGGTACGTCGAAGTGACTCCGCCCTCGCGCCTCGTCTGGACGAATGACGAAGGCGATGAAGGCGGGGCCGTCACCACGGTAACCTTCGAAGAAAAAAGAGGCGGCGAGACCCTCGTCGTTCTGCACGACCTCTATCCCTCAAAACAAGCTCTCGACGATGCCATCGCCTCCGGAAGTACAAGTGGCTGCAGCGAGCAGTTCGAGCAGTTGGACCAGCTTCTCGTCTCTGCGGAAACGGGCGTGGGACAGTGA
- a CDS encoding IS1182 family transposase: protein MTNDRNAPPPRLASIDRRQLVLRTVDVERLIEEDHSARSIWELVERLDLSLYHAQIEAVEGRAGRDHTDPQLLISLWLYAYSRGISSAREVARQCEFEPGFQWLCGLEAISHRTLSGFRSENKAALDDLFVQVLGMMSAEGLITLERVTLDGTKIKANAGSNSFRRKEKLEAHLELAREQVRILNAESEQEESTCKRQAAARRRAARQRVSRLEAAVREVERLQKEKKHDRKEFVARASSTDSDAHVMRNGEGGTVPSYNVQLVTDTTHGLVVNVEATTDAIDYRQLKPALERCATTLGRTPKQIVADGDYTNHASVQVAADCGVDFYGSWQDSWRAVERDACGRTGNFLASAFPYHPKRDCFTCPAGQKLTHQARINRGSGVIGHVYRPGKTVCSKCPLRGQCAPAGARPGWWRSITRIDEPAATTAFKTKMATEPAQQIYSQRSQIAEFPHAWLKERCGLRQFRCRSRLKVTMEVTWACLSYNLARWFNIKRKTTLGIAYA from the coding sequence GTGACGAATGATCGGAATGCTCCTCCTCCGCGACTAGCGTCCATTGACCGTCGCCAGCTTGTGTTGCGCACTGTGGATGTGGAAAGACTTATCGAAGAGGACCACAGCGCACGTTCGATTTGGGAACTGGTTGAACGGTTGGATCTCAGTCTTTATCACGCACAGATTGAAGCAGTCGAGGGCCGTGCCGGGCGCGATCACACCGATCCACAGTTATTGATCAGTTTGTGGCTGTATGCGTACAGCCGTGGCATCAGTTCGGCACGCGAGGTGGCACGGCAGTGCGAATTTGAGCCGGGCTTTCAATGGCTGTGCGGCCTAGAAGCGATCAGCCATCGAACCTTATCGGGCTTTCGCTCGGAGAACAAGGCAGCGCTGGACGACCTGTTCGTACAGGTGCTGGGCATGATGAGCGCCGAGGGATTGATCACACTGGAACGAGTAACGCTGGACGGGACAAAAATCAAAGCCAACGCCGGCAGCAACAGCTTCCGCCGCAAAGAAAAACTGGAAGCGCATCTGGAACTGGCGCGCGAGCAAGTACGCATCCTCAATGCAGAAAGCGAGCAAGAGGAGAGCACGTGTAAGCGTCAAGCTGCCGCGCGACGGCGAGCGGCGCGGCAGCGGGTCAGTCGGTTGGAAGCGGCGGTGCGCGAAGTAGAGCGTCTGCAGAAAGAGAAGAAACACGATCGCAAAGAGTTCGTGGCGCGCGCCTCGAGTACGGATTCGGACGCGCACGTGATGAGGAACGGCGAGGGTGGAACGGTACCCAGCTATAACGTACAACTAGTCACGGACACAACTCACGGCCTGGTGGTGAATGTGGAAGCCACCACCGACGCCATCGATTACCGTCAGCTGAAACCGGCTCTGGAACGATGCGCGACGACGCTAGGTCGGACACCAAAGCAAATCGTGGCCGACGGAGATTACACCAATCATGCGTCGGTGCAAGTGGCAGCTGATTGCGGCGTGGACTTCTACGGGTCTTGGCAAGACAGCTGGAGAGCGGTGGAGCGGGACGCCTGCGGTCGCACCGGCAATTTCCTGGCCAGCGCTTTTCCATACCATCCCAAACGGGATTGTTTTACCTGTCCCGCGGGACAGAAGCTCACGCACCAGGCTCGTATAAACCGTGGTAGTGGCGTGATCGGGCACGTGTACCGTCCGGGAAAAACGGTTTGTAGCAAGTGCCCACTGCGCGGCCAATGCGCTCCCGCCGGTGCACGCCCTGGCTGGTGGCGATCGATCACGCGCATCGACGAACCGGCAGCGACCACCGCATTTAAGACGAAGATGGCGACCGAACCGGCGCAACAAATCTACTCACAACGTTCTCAAATCGCGGAGTTTCCTCATGCTTGGCTGAAGGAGCGCTGCGGATTACGCCAGTTCCGTTGTCGAAGTCGCTTGAAAGTGACGATGGAAGTGACTTGGGCCTGCCTCAGCTACAACCTGGCAAGATGGTTCAACATAAAACGAAAGACCACTTTGGGAATAGCATATGCCTGA
- a CDS encoding NAD(P)H-binding protein produces the protein MTGANMQIVVLGATGGTGLESITRSLQQGHSVTALVRSPERLRPFQDRITVRRGDLLSSADLQAAIEGHDAVLSAFGPRVPVKQNEAHLLEHFAGALTKAMLHASVRRVVVESVAFLFKDSLLPPVYLLGRLLFPRTVADASAMEQVFAESELDWTMVRSPELTDKPFTGKYRVLEGHLPGFGFKISRADVADFMISVVANRSTIRKVIGLSN, from the coding sequence GTGACGGGGGCCAATATGCAAATCGTCGTCTTAGGGGCTACTGGCGGTACGGGACTTGAAAGTATCACGCGATCATTGCAGCAAGGTCACTCTGTAACGGCTTTGGTCCGTTCGCCGGAACGGCTCAGGCCATTTCAGGATCGAATCACTGTCAGGCGCGGGGACCTGCTAAGCTCCGCAGATCTTCAGGCGGCTATTGAAGGTCACGACGCCGTTCTATCGGCATTCGGCCCTCGTGTGCCCGTAAAGCAAAATGAAGCACATCTCTTAGAGCACTTCGCCGGCGCGCTCACAAAAGCAATGTTGCATGCGAGTGTTCGTCGCGTTGTTGTGGAGTCAGTTGCCTTCCTTTTCAAGGATTCCCTTTTGCCACCGGTGTATCTGCTCGGTCGATTGTTGTTTCCACGAACGGTTGCGGACGCTTCGGCGATGGAGCAAGTCTTTGCCGAGAGTGAACTCGACTGGACGATGGTCCGATCACCGGAGCTCACCGACAAACCATTTACCGGAAAGTACCGAGTGTTGGAGGGCCATCTGCCGGGCTTCGGCTTCAAGATTTCGCGCGCAGATGTCGCCGATTTCATGATCAGCGTCGTTGCGAATCGCTCCACGATCCGCAAAGTCATCGGCTTGTCGAACTAA
- a CDS encoding vanadium-dependent haloperoxidase, which produces MSHSSTLFQRYSVLMLSIFLCIAAFARADAVTDWNVIAVNTAIANGQSPFAQARFAAIAQLAVFEAVNSIRGDYQPYLGTIQAPAGASVDAAAIQAAYRVLRTYFPNSAATLDMQRANSLAAIADDQAKTDGIATGEATALAMIALRANDGSSPPQFKIPGAPLPGEWQATPSCPIVNGVAVGQFLHWQNVTPFGVTSAGAFLLDPPPALTSNEYAKAYNEVMTVGNATSTERPQDRSNVAIFYAASSPTYVINQAARQVAQEQGRSMSENARALALINMAVSDSLVASFLNKYHYNFWRPETAIHLGGTDDNAKTDPDTTYKPFILTPCFPSYPSNHGSGTGGGVEVLRRLYGEAGHSITISNPAVPNIVFQYTTFKQIADDISDARIYGGIHFRFDQEAGSDLGRAIGTAVYKDNLRRVHDDE; this is translated from the coding sequence ATGTCTCACTCCAGCACTCTCTTCCAGCGCTATTCGGTATTGATGCTCTCGATCTTCCTCTGCATCGCCGCCTTCGCTCGGGCGGACGCTGTGACTGATTGGAACGTGATTGCTGTCAATACTGCAATCGCGAACGGTCAAAGTCCATTTGCTCAAGCACGCTTTGCAGCAATCGCTCAACTTGCCGTCTTTGAAGCTGTCAACTCCATCCGCGGAGACTACCAGCCATATCTCGGCACCATCCAGGCTCCCGCGGGCGCTTCAGTCGACGCGGCGGCAATCCAAGCTGCGTATCGCGTGCTTAGGACGTACTTCCCTAACAGCGCAGCGACGCTCGACATGCAGCGCGCCAACTCACTGGCAGCAATCGCAGACGACCAAGCCAAGACCGACGGCATCGCCACTGGCGAAGCCACCGCTTTGGCGATGATTGCGCTGCGCGCTAACGACGGCTCGTCGCCTCCGCAATTCAAGATTCCCGGAGCGCCACTTCCGGGTGAGTGGCAGGCCACTCCGAGTTGTCCAATAGTCAACGGAGTTGCCGTCGGGCAGTTTCTTCACTGGCAGAATGTAACTCCATTCGGCGTCACCAGTGCTGGGGCATTTCTACTGGATCCGCCACCGGCTCTTACCAGCAACGAGTATGCAAAAGCCTATAACGAGGTGATGACGGTCGGAAACGCTACTAGCACTGAGCGCCCACAGGATCGGTCTAACGTCGCGATCTTCTACGCAGCCTCGTCACCAACCTATGTAATCAACCAGGCTGCCCGGCAGGTTGCGCAGGAACAGGGGCGTTCGATGTCGGAAAATGCTCGGGCTCTGGCACTGATCAATATGGCGGTGAGCGATAGCCTGGTGGCATCCTTCCTCAACAAGTACCACTACAACTTCTGGCGTCCCGAAACGGCAATTCATCTCGGCGGCACAGACGACAATGCGAAAACCGATCCTGACACCACATATAAGCCGTTTATCCTCACGCCGTGCTTCCCCAGTTATCCCTCGAACCACGGCAGCGGCACTGGCGGAGGAGTCGAGGTCCTAAGACGTCTTTATGGTGAGGCAGGCCATTCGATCACGATCTCGAATCCCGCGGTCCCGAACATCGTCTTTCAATACACGACGTTCAAGCAGATCGCCGACGATATTTCCGACGCCCGTATTTATGGCGGAATTCATTTCCGATTCGACCAGGAGGCAGGCTCCGACCTTGGGCGCGCGATCGGCACCGCAGTATATAAAGACAACTTGCGTCGAGTGCACGATGACGAATGA
- a CDS encoding ankyrin repeat domain-containing protein, whose amino-acid sequence MQTSKNNAAWDDALRGLKRGDFSHLDPLFQSVKGSRPQIEQWVEQGLFRGHDQELAEALTCACFNGRTEVAEYLLNRGVSPAGGASTGLDAIHWAANRGQLEAVRLLIRHKVPLESRSMYDGTVLGTAVWSAVNEPRADHLTIIEELLAAGARVHEAGYPTERRDIDALLRRYGAS is encoded by the coding sequence ATGCAGACTTCCAAAAACAATGCGGCGTGGGATGATGCGTTGCGCGGCCTCAAACGAGGTGATTTTTCACATCTTGATCCCCTGTTCCAAAGCGTAAAGGGCTCGCGGCCACAAATCGAACAGTGGGTGGAACAAGGGCTGTTTCGCGGTCACGACCAAGAACTCGCAGAAGCGCTTACCTGCGCATGTTTCAATGGCCGAACCGAAGTTGCTGAGTACTTGCTGAATAGGGGAGTTTCACCTGCGGGCGGAGCAAGCACCGGGTTGGACGCTATTCATTGGGCTGCTAATCGAGGCCAACTGGAAGCCGTACGTTTGCTGATTCGCCACAAAGTGCCGCTTGAGTCTCGCTCAATGTACGACGGTACTGTTCTGGGTACGGCAGTATGGTCGGCTGTCAATGAACCTCGAGCCGATCATCTCACTATCATTGAGGAGTTGCTGGCCGCCGGTGCTCGCGTGCACGAGGCAGGTTATCCGACCGAAAGACGCGATATCGATGCTTTACTGAGACGATATGGTGCGTCGTGA
- a CDS encoding metalloregulator ArsR/SmtB family transcription factor: MVQYREPVLDASFAAISDSTRRGVLEQLGRADASITDLAEKFHMTLTGMKKHVGVLEQAGLVVTEKVGRVRTCRLGRRALEKEAAWIERYRQLWAARFNELDKLVDELKQKENAHERKKR; the protein is encoded by the coding sequence ATGGTTCAGTATAGAGAACCCGTCCTCGACGCTTCGTTTGCCGCCATCTCAGATTCCACCCGACGCGGCGTTCTGGAACAGCTAGGACGCGCGGATGCTTCGATCACCGACCTGGCCGAGAAGTTTCACATGACGCTGACGGGCATGAAGAAGCACGTCGGCGTCCTGGAGCAGGCAGGGCTCGTCGTCACGGAAAAGGTCGGGCGTGTGCGCACCTGCAGGCTCGGCCGACGCGCACTCGAGAAAGAGGCGGCATGGATCGAGAGGTACCGCCAGCTCTGGGCCGCACGCTTCAACGAACTGGACAAGCTGGTCGACGAATTGAAACAGAAGGAGAACGCCCATGAGCGAAAGAAAAGATAA
- a CDS encoding alpha/beta hydrolase-fold protein, with translation MLRKRALGLSVLLFAFILSGQQPAAPQSEQSSAPAHHLFFRVTLGSGFHERQSGRLLIFLRKGSGEKELGPGFIPGETWIAAREVESLAPGSSIDVDADDIAYPKPFSQAPDGDYQVQALLDIHHAYNYEITGGDLQSAVATLSAFHPANMTAPVRVTLESERKGVARFANDDPQWKPPSLVAGVEPVHFESADLTRFWGRPVFITAYVVLPPKYGNGKETYPTVYWTHGFGGNAENIASRAAGIRKMMEEGSIPPMIFVMLDESFPTGCVEFADSVNNGPWGRALTAEFIPMLEHKYRMDAKPSGRFLNGHSSGGWATLWLQVAYPKIFGGTWSTSPDPSDFHNFTGPDLYAAHANVYRETDGSPYMLVRMGGKDVASFEGFAEQETVLGPYGGQMASFDWVFSPKSASGAPMQMFDRDTGEVNLEVIKYWAEHYDIAKKVEREWPKNARDLKGKIHLIVGTADTFHLDESARLLQKALEKVGADAHFTYLPGKTHGDLYEANGDRMALMKQIAKEMYAVARAAH, from the coding sequence ATGCTACGCAAGCGCGCCTTAGGTCTTTCCGTTCTTCTGTTCGCCTTCATTCTTTCCGGACAACAACCCGCTGCTCCCCAAAGTGAGCAGAGTTCTGCGCCGGCGCACCACCTCTTTTTTCGTGTGACGCTTGGCTCCGGCTTTCACGAGCGTCAGTCCGGACGCCTGCTCATCTTCCTGCGCAAAGGCAGCGGCGAGAAGGAACTCGGGCCCGGCTTTATCCCCGGAGAGACGTGGATCGCGGCGCGCGAGGTTGAGTCGCTCGCTCCCGGATCGTCGATCGATGTCGATGCCGACGACATTGCATATCCGAAGCCGTTCAGCCAGGCGCCGGACGGCGATTACCAGGTGCAGGCGCTGCTCGACATCCACCACGCCTACAACTATGAGATCACCGGCGGAGATCTTCAAAGTGCAGTCGCGACGCTGAGCGCTTTCCATCCCGCGAACATGACCGCGCCGGTTCGTGTCACGCTCGAATCCGAGCGCAAAGGCGTGGCTCGATTTGCGAATGACGATCCTCAATGGAAGCCGCCGTCGCTCGTGGCCGGCGTCGAGCCCGTGCACTTTGAAAGCGCCGATCTCACCCGGTTCTGGGGGCGCCCGGTGTTCATCACCGCTTATGTTGTGCTCCCGCCGAAGTACGGAAATGGGAAGGAGACCTATCCCACCGTTTACTGGACGCATGGATTTGGCGGGAACGCGGAGAACATTGCATCGCGAGCCGCCGGGATACGCAAGATGATGGAAGAGGGCTCGATTCCGCCGATGATCTTCGTCATGCTCGACGAATCGTTCCCCACCGGATGCGTCGAATTCGCCGACTCGGTCAACAACGGTCCCTGGGGACGCGCGCTCACCGCGGAATTTATTCCCATGCTGGAACACAAGTACCGCATGGACGCCAAACCGAGCGGACGCTTCCTCAACGGCCACTCCAGCGGAGGATGGGCAACGCTGTGGCTGCAGGTCGCATATCCAAAAATCTTCGGAGGCACCTGGTCCACGTCGCCCGATCCGTCGGACTTCCACAACTTTACCGGCCCAGATCTCTACGCGGCGCATGCGAATGTCTATCGCGAGACCGACGGCTCTCCGTACATGCTGGTGCGCATGGGCGGCAAAGACGTGGCATCGTTCGAAGGCTTCGCGGAGCAGGAAACGGTGCTCGGTCCTTATGGAGGGCAGATGGCGTCGTTCGACTGGGTCTTCTCGCCGAAGTCGGCAAGCGGAGCGCCGATGCAGATGTTCGACCGCGACACCGGCGAAGTAAATCTTGAAGTAATCAAGTACTGGGCAGAACACTACGACATAGCCAAGAAAGTGGAACGCGAGTGGCCCAAAAATGCCCGCGATCTAAAAGGAAAGATCCACCTGATCGTAGGCACGGCCGACACCTTCCATCTGGACGAGTCGGCTCGCCTCTTGCAGAAAGCGCTGGAGAAAGTCGGCGCAGACGCTCACTTCACTTATCTTCCCGGCAAGACACACGGGGATCTCTACGAAGCCAACGGCGACCGCATGGCACTGATGAAGCAGATCGCAAAGGAGATGTACGCGGTCGCGAGAGCGGCGCACTGA
- a CDS encoding alpha/beta hydrolase, translating to MKRFLRVLCLVGFLTTLGAAQDVIPLYPGTPPGSVQESYPEKEYFSKLWNTDVVANVTKPSLMVFKPSPELRNGTALVICPGGGFVALSISSEGTDVARYMAARGVTAFVLKYRLAHTGEDATQEFAAMMANGKFRETTSKVVPLAMADGLAAVTYVRQHASEWGVSPDRVGIIGFSAGGAVTAGVAFHYSPESRPAFVAPIYAGGERFDDAVVPADAPPMFVAAATDDNLGLAPQSVALYQKWLAAHKSAELHMYAKGGHGFGMHKHNLPTDHWIDRFAEWLELEGWLKK from the coding sequence ATGAAACGATTCCTTCGAGTTCTTTGCCTGGTAGGGTTTCTGACCACTCTCGGCGCCGCTCAAGATGTGATTCCCCTTTATCCTGGCACGCCGCCTGGCTCCGTGCAGGAGAGTTATCCCGAGAAAGAATACTTCTCGAAGCTTTGGAACACGGACGTCGTTGCCAACGTGACCAAGCCAAGCTTGATGGTTTTTAAACCTTCTCCAGAGTTGAGAAACGGTACCGCGCTGGTGATTTGCCCTGGTGGCGGTTTCGTGGCATTGTCCATCAGCAGCGAGGGCACCGATGTGGCCAGGTACATGGCTGCGAGAGGCGTGACCGCTTTCGTGTTGAAGTATCGCCTCGCTCATACCGGCGAGGATGCCACACAGGAATTTGCCGCGATGATGGCCAACGGAAAGTTCCGGGAGACGACTTCAAAGGTGGTTCCGCTCGCCATGGCCGACGGATTAGCGGCGGTCACTTATGTTCGGCAACACGCGTCAGAATGGGGTGTTTCCCCGGATCGCGTGGGTATCATTGGATTCTCCGCGGGTGGGGCGGTGACTGCGGGAGTTGCATTCCATTACTCGCCTGAAAGCCGGCCTGCCTTCGTCGCACCCATCTACGCGGGTGGGGAAAGATTTGACGATGCAGTCGTGCCGGCAGATGCGCCTCCCATGTTCGTCGCCGCTGCAACCGATGACAATCTCGGACTCGCTCCGCAGAGCGTTGCTTTGTACCAGAAGTGGCTGGCGGCTCACAAATCGGCTGAACTGCATATGTACGCTAAGGGCGGCCACGGCTTCGGAATGCACAAGCACAACTTGCCTACAGATCATTGGATCGACCGGTTCGCCGAGTGGCTCGAGTTAGAAGGTTGGTTAAAGAAATAG